Proteins encoded together in one Leptidea sinapis chromosome 43, ilLepSina1.1, whole genome shotgun sequence window:
- the LOC126976995 gene encoding mucin-2-like isoform X1, whose translation MNRQNIIRSRQNSRRNLIQSSTTAATSVYMDEGRSSTLSYNGNKIESTNQIRRRGPTEQTLVTQTTRGEENSLGNVTDTSKDTVVDDVVIANQFRRSSTQSTMEKIPTIRTRGNIKTRTKPIDLAASGTINTMTTSIREETTIKTVDVRNSRRLRYKSRPSQTDTNLTGEGLVTSKIMQKIDSSTNQNEKKPTNFTIPNNDVKDATDKSVLSNSPKRHIVVKRPHKSNGEHHTAVVTKTKISEEISEDDNYPESFKALLQAKNATHISSPSGESLSVKASQKVSKTHPTPIQQFQTGPDKDNVSRLRKKLKKDQNNESVLDKQIDLPVSTNYSSSESPKTKSFDYKPRGTYLPRNKSQRVNNLRLESSSTFRPASEGPYKFSRKFKASTTPTPNTDAILKTKRVESNSEPKKPVVRSSLYTRKNNPFKESTKEPVNRKNDRVQSESFFKPRGATLPRTSYYSKQYLQRNISLSPESTSLNDVLNDSNSKIADKKSDDSPGFPLIFTSSNNSDENFIVNTKKVDNGYSMNNKETYDNNTERSNVNSIEESEKNLATDVTTQKYHANYKAKLDSSYIDKNTSVTTPTITNFRTKNYGRKSANFQEKQQTINNLKERNQRKIGGKISKTTEVPENSIAPEPEKPKNKFSSKYRASNIDRPFYKPTVPTVTPSTVEGEEIQLGPDMNAIAFTRTRGQLSSADLRLSESLAKPLQVLNVEASNHSPSVTVSIFDALAEILTSTPKPRLSSTTEVLPKQNVDESVNVSLDGVSSNINVNTDTGLANKDTMNAQDIVSTSAINVQTTEAIKSNVFNSLLVGENVTPPIKEENQNTFSTSSHPTTFPTPTTPLSARKPFAIRVLYSDTVTPKYDMTTAATTTNSKSTDNATMVYNTVSDLLLSNNKLVSTELTSMLTNNIKSIIDSLDEESKSRLSVDMTKILNSMIPEASRKIPTTVSTLIPDTTPYSMEDINDTANINIDDDDDDKSYNGISQVSSTLQDVENINSVNSRTTENPLHVYSSQASETAHKSEHEDTTTTMYNIDIIPFPKSQNDFRTNGSPTENMSFDSNSNYFDKQVLSPLFTPNIKINKLYESNNAQNNLDKVSDIELWILSKKARVLKMIEDILREHNDEISNPPLQSFNISDISFSSRLSEIMTTMNQKTRNTDLPDSITTKQDITPITPNSPSTLFTSSNVIQEISSMTSTELMAPDPKLVPTTESIIEMSSQTGTAISNTQSVETSTQYNESNDNLLATTESFIDDIKMPESVSGINFRNFIMDSSTTQVIENDSVSISTTGSPFDSMKIEENIATESDLNNNIVDDGTTTQIIFNEVFSITTAASPIETIKMLENVTTETDSNNYSSSTTQMTINDDIYITTTVPQINNLKLDENVTERDVENITENFFTPEVITNPDSVENATTENILMDSSFMSTTTENDLEALQKSGIKSTTTFVSQVNSSNELVTVSNQIKMSPQSSIPRKDYFIFGILPNNTVVRKDPNDNLLETLTEASPYIIYGVLPNNTIIRRFPNGTRVPQIMQKIDVLPISPWSLRNPYSPIHNIPAIVRPQSNPIQDSSNTVSIIDTSYNEKGTSLTADTVNNLESMTKQIRTEKPKDANGNTIFKFIPIEDVTVTPQDSNVLKLASPKNSKATDKNNQITTVSATTELHTQTPQVQNNLNNNIEVSTSLVEDAVGTPLETTSESISERPQIIITTVNTDATTENQKYSTVIQTVPSTISVPDTTTESFTAKTTTLISTTDLASVSSIQEIVELPTNPSTSPIPSISETPTALPISTSDPQNTPFALQTERIPKKIPGFDNNKYVNAQVEENAKLLQALLLATSDENQSSKKKIKVGMKEESTTSRSLEEELKQFEEDTKLLKALLQATGRSPDSLKISSLNDIKAIVTTTPTERPTTQQTTTTQRILSTIQTTTQSKIQATITTPSSIDNDIKKLQEDTLLLQALLKAAGTKNEQNIPIISGLTSNVRMSSKILNSSTKSIPTTPLNIRPVYTTTPSSMSTSMKSQGITVSTLQPSTEDIRISTTYQPVTTKNIASPLTTTIRPDTTTEIPSSSTFSDEEDLQFLQNLKSVLSTNNNNMDPETALANRVIALAVERSLSDIQVGKNAEPTKVITSTTPTTTIRTTTTRLTTTTSRPNIPSIEEDIKQFEQDTKLLQALLKATGQDPSKLNLPTLPILNTPALEKINPNNRGTATATVKPYGAQIAVKDELRNESDDAKLLQTLKQLQDVQETTTTRSKLAITGQTSDEALKKLINKGQNPGMVSEATKSSASLSTEYGNTNDALLAALLKEQGFGPTTASSLDEQLRLAALLNQVVVTPKVRRTTTLPPPPPAPRRPILDGLAWLWQQWRETGPGSAPPRPSRPAPSDKPQTPSTATSSRVNWFGSGPFVGNADERPASNRIPLEPPSAVSQGPGRGQLVSAAINVTRAFSQFLGAAIQGAAKTVQNVFRAGQQAATDVYSNGSGPA comes from the exons ATGAATCGCCAAAATATCATCCGCTCAAGACAAAAttcaagaagaaatctaattcAATCAAGTACAACAGCAGCAACAAGTGTATACATGGATGAAGGAAGATCATCAACACTGTCATACAATGGTAATAAAATAGAATCTACAAATCAAATACGGCGACGAGGTCCTACTGAACAAACACTAGTTACACAAACCACAAGAGGAGAAGAAAATTCGCTAGGAAATGTAACCGATACATCTAAGGATACTGTTGTTGATGATGTAGTAATAGCAAATCAATTCAGGCGAAGCTCAACACAGAGTACAATGGAAAAAATCCCTACGATCCGGACACGTGGAAATATAAAGACAAGAACAAAACCTATTGATCTTGCTGCTTCAGGAACAATAAATACTATGACTACTTCAATTAGAGAAGAAACTACAATTAAAACAGTTGACGTAAGAAATTCAAGAAGGTTAAGGTATAAATCTCGACCATCTCAAACAGATACAAATTTAACCGGCGAAGGGCTAGTAACTTCTAAGATCATGCAAAAAATTGATAGTTCCACTaaccaaaatgagaaaaaaccTACAAATTTCACTATACCTAATAATGATGTTAAAGATGCTACTGATAAAAGTGTATTATCAAATTCACCAAAACGCCATATCGTTGTTAAACGGCCACACAAAAGCAACGGTGAGCATCATACTGCAGTAGTcactaaaactaaaatttcaGAAGAGATAAGTGAAGATGATAACTATCCAGAAAGTTTTAAGGCACTTTTGCAAGCTAAAAATGCA ACACACATAAGCTCTCCTTCTGGCGAGAGTTTGTCAGTGAAGGCATCACAAAAAGTATCTAAAACTCATCCAACACCTATCCAACAATTTCAAACCGGCCCAGATAAAGATAACGTTTCTCGG CTTCGtaagaaactaaaaaaagaCCAAAATAATGAAAGTGTATTAGATAAACAAATAGATTTACCTGTTAGCACCAATTATTCGTCATCGGAGTCACCAAAAACCAAATCTTTTGATTATAAGCCTAGAGGAACCTACCTGCCGAGAAACAAAAGTCAAAGAGTAAATAATTTACGCTTAGAATCTTCAAGCACTTTTCGTCCTGCAAGTGAAGGACCCTACAAATTTAGTAGAAAATTTAAAGCAAGTACAACTCCAACTCCCAATACTGATGCTATTCTAAAAACGAAACGTGTTGAATCAAATTCCGAACCAAAAAAGCCAGTTGTTCGTTCTTCACTTTATACACGAAAAAATAATCCATTTAAAGAAAGTACCAAAGAACCGGTAAATAGAAAAAACGACAGAGTTCAAAGTGAAAGCTTTTTTAAACCTCGGGGTGCAACATTACCCAGAACTTCATATTACTCCAAACAATATCTTCAAAGAAATATCAGTCTGAGTCCAGAATCGACATCATTGAATGATGTTCTAAACGATTCTAATTCCAAAATTGCAGACAAAAAAAGTGATGACTCTCCAGGGTTTCCCTTAATTTTTACAAGTTCGAACAACTCCGATGAAAATTTTATCGTGAATACTAAAAAGGTAGATAATGGTTATTCTATGAATAACAAAGAAACTTATGATAATAATACTGAGCGATCAAATGTTAACAGTATAGAagaaagtgaaaaaaatttaGCCACTGACGTGACTACTCAAAAGTATCATGCAAATTATAAGGCAAAATTAGATTCATCGTACATCGATAAAAACACCAGTGTAACCACACCAACAATCACAAATTTTCGGACAAAGAACTATGGACGGAAATCTGCTAATTTTCAAGAAAAGCAACAGACTATCAATAATTTGAAAGAAAGGAATCAGAGAAAAATTGGCGGAAAAatctcaaaaactactgaagtACCAGAAAATAGC ATAGCACCGGAACCCGAAAAACCTAAAAACAAGTTTAGTTCTAAATACAGAGCATCAAATATTGACAGACCATTTTACAAACCAACTGTACCCACTGTAACACCTTCAACT GTTGAGGGGGAAGAAATACAATTAGGGCCAGACATGAATGCTATTGCTTTTACTAGGACACGTGGTCAGTTGTCTTCGGCTGATTTAAGACTTTCCGAAAGCTTAGCAAAACCGTTGCAAGTATTGAATGTTGAAGCATCAAATCACTCACCTTCAGTAACAGTTTCTATATTCGATGCTTTAGCTGAAATACTCACATCTACACCCAAACCCCGGTTATCATCGACAACTGAAGTACTTCCAAAACAAAACGTCGATGAAAGTGTAAATGTTTCCCTAGATGGCGTGAGTAGCAACATAAATGTAAATACTGACACAGGCTTAGCAAATAAAGATACAATGAATGCACAGGACATTGTAAGCACGAGTGCTATAAATGTACAAACTACTGAAGCAATAAAATCCAATGTGTTTAACAGTTTACTGGTTGGGGAAAATGTTACACCACCTATAAAAGAGGAGAATCAAAACACATTCTCAACCTCGTCCCATCCTACAACTTTTCCTACTCCTACAACTCCCTTATCCGCAAGAAAACCATTTGCAATAAGAGTGTTATATTCCGATACCGTAACTCCAAAATACGATATGACGACTGCAGCAACTACAACGAATTCGAAGTCGACTGACAATGCGACTATGGTATATAATACTGTATCTGATCTTTTGTTATCTAACAACAAATTAGTATCTACTGAACTAACAAGCAtgttaacaaataatataaaaagtataattgACAGTTTGGACGAAGAAAGTAAATCTAGACTATCAGTAGATATgactaaaattttaaattctatgaTTCCCGAGGCTTCACGCAAAATCCCAACCACAGTATCAACTTTAATTCCCGACACAACTCCCTACAGCATGGAGGATATTAACGATACTGCCAACATTAATAttgacgatgatgatgatgataaatctTATAATGGAATCAGTCAAGTATCAAGTACCCTCCAAGATGTAGAGAACATTAATAGTGTAAATAGTAGAACCACAGAAAATCCTTTGCATGTATATAGTTCACAAGCTTCTGAAACAGCACACAAATCTGAACATGAAGACACTACTACTACTATGTACAACATCGATATTATACCGTTTCCTAAATCACAAAACGATTTCCGAACAAATGGTTCGCCAACTGAAAACATGTCATTTGATTCAAATAGTAACTATTTTGATAAACAAGTTCTATCACCACTGTTTACacctaacattaaaataaataagttgtaTGAATCAAATAATGCTCAGAATAATTTAGACAAAGTATCTGATATTGAGTTATGGATTTTATCTAAAAAAGCTcgagttttaaaaatgatagaGGATATATTACGTGAACATAACGATGAGATATCGAATCCACCATTGCAAAGTTTTAATATATCTGACATTTCATTCTCAAGCCGTTTATCGGAAATTATGACCACAATGAACCAAAAAACTAGGAATACTGACTTACCTGACTCAATAACAACAAAACAAGACATAACACCTATTACTCCCAACTCTCCTTCTACCTTATTTACTTCCTCTAATGTAATCCAAGAAATAAGTTCAATGACTTCTACAGAGTTAATGGCACCTGACCCTAAATTAGTCCCAACAACAGAGAGTATTATCGAAATGAGCTCACAAACTGGTACAGCTATTTCTAATACACAAAGTGTGGAAACCAGTACTCAATATAATGAAAGTAATGATAATTTACTTGCGACAACGGAATCATTTATTGACGATATAAAAATGCCAGAAAGTGTCTCTGGAATTAATTTCAGAAATTTTATAATGGATTCTTCAACAACCCAAGTTATAGAAAACGATAGTGTTTCCATTAGTACAACAGGGTCACCTTTTGACTCTATGaaaattgaagaaaatattGCCACTGaaagtgatttaaataataacattgttGATGATGGCACAACTACCCAAATTATATTCAATGAGGTTTTTTCCATTACTACAGCAGCATCACCTATCGAGACTATAAAAATGTTGGAAAATGTAACCACTGAAACTGACTCCAATAATTATAGTTCCTCAACTACCCAAATGACAATTAATGATGATATTTATATCACTACAACGGTACCacagataaataatttaaaactggATGAAAACGTCACTGAAAGGGATGTGGAGAATATTACTGAAAACTTCTTTACTCCTGAAGTGATTACAAATCCTGATAGTGTTGAAAATGCTACCACGGAAAATATATTGATGGATTCTTCTTTTATGAGTACTACAACTGAAAATGATTTAGAAGCCCTACAAAAATCAGGTATCAAATCAACGACAACCTTTGTATCACAAGTGAATTCATCAAATGAACTAGTAACTGTtagtaatcaaattaaaatgtcaCCTCAATCGAGTATTCCAAGAAaagactattttatttttggaatattGCCTAACAATACAGTGGTACGTAAAGACCCTAACGATAATCTCTTGGAGACATTAACAGAGGCGAGTCCATACATCATTTACGGCGTACTACCAAATAACACAATAATCCGCAGATTTCCTAATGGAACTAGAGTGCCTCAAATCATGCAAAAAATTGACGTACTACCAATCAGCCCATGGAGTTTGAGGAATCCATACAGCCCCATCCATAACATTCCAGCCATTGTAAGACCACAATCTAACCCCATCCAAGACTCCTCTAATACTGTGTCAATCATAGACACCTCTTATAACGAAAAGGGAACAAGTTTAACTGCCGACACTGTAAATAACCTTGAATCAATG ACGAAACAAATTCGAACTGAAAAACCAAAAGATGCCAAtggaaatacaatatttaagtttataccAATCGAAGACGTAACAGTTACTCCACAAGATTCAAATGTTTTGAAACTAGCCTCACCAAAGAACTCTAAAGCTACCGACAAAAATAACCAAATTACTACAGTGTCTGCTACCACCGAACTTCATACACAAACTCCACAAGTACAAAACAATCTCAACAACAACATCGAAGTATCAACTAGTTTGGTGGAAGACGCTGTTGGCACACCTTTAGAAACTACATCTGAAAGTATTAGCGAAAGACCACAAATAATTATCACAACAGTAAATACAGATGCTACCACAGAAAACCAAAAATACTCAACAGTAATTCAAACTGTACCATCTACAATATCAGTTCCAGACACGACAACTGAATCCTTTACTGCTAAAACTACAACATTAATTTCTACAACAGATTTAGCATCAGTTAGCAGTATTCAGGAAATTGTTGAATTACCAACAAATCCTTCCACTAGTCCCATTCCATCAATTTCTGAAACACCCACCGCGTTACCAATATCAACATCTGACCCTCAAAACACCCCATTTGCCCTACAGACAGAAcgaattccaaaaaaaattcctggctttgacaataataaatatgtaaatgctCAGGTAGAAGAGAATGCAAAATTATTGCAAGCACTTTTATTGGCAACATCAGATGAAAATCagagtagtaaaaaaaaaataaaagttggtATGAAAGAAGAGTCAACGACAAGTAGATCTTTAGAGGaagaattaaaacaatttgaagaAGATACCAAGCTGTTAAAAGCACTTTTACAAGCTACGGGTAGGAGTCCTGACTCTCTAAAAATATCTTCGTTAAATGATATAAAGGCTATCGTCACAACTACTCCAACTGAAAGACCCACAACTCAACAAACAACTACTACACAAAGAATACTGTCAACTATACAAACAACAACTCAATCAAAAATTCAAGCAACAATAACAACACCATCATCAATTGATAACGATATCAAAAAACTTCAAGAGGATACTCTATTACTGCAAGCATTACTTAAAGCTGCCGGTACGAAAAACGAACAAAATATACCAATTATATCTGGATTAACTTCAAATGTGAGAATGTcttctaaaatattaaattcttcCACAAAATCTATACCGACAACACCATTAAATATAAGGCCCGTTTATACAACAACACCATCGTCTATGTCAACATCTATGAAATCTCAAGGTATTACAGTATCTACTTTGCAGCCTAGTACTGAAGACATTAGAATATCAACGACCTACCAACCTGTGactacaaaaaatattgcatcACCTTTAACCACAACTATTAGGCCTGATACGACGACCGAAATACCGAGCAGCTCTACATTTTCTGACGAAGAggatttacaatttttacaaaacctg aaaTCTGTTCTTagcacaaataataataatatggaccCTGAGACTGCACTTGCAAACCGTGTTATAGCTTTAGCTGTTGAGCGAAGTTTGAGTGATATACAAGTAGGAAAAAATGCAGAACCAACAAAGGTAATAACGTCAACCACACCCACCACTACCATAAGAACTACAACAACACGCTTAACTACAACAACATCTCGTCCAAACATTCCATCTATTGAGGAAGATATTAAACAATTTGAACAAGATACAAAACTTCTCCAAGCACTTTTAAAAGCAACTGGTCAGGATCCGTCGAAACTAAACTTGCCAACGTTGCCGATTTTAAAT ACACCTgctttagaaaaaataaatcccAATAACAGAGGCACAGCAACAGCGACAGTGAAGCCATATGGTGCACAAATTGCAGTCAAAGATGAACTTCGTAATGAAAGTGATGATGCCAAGCTACTACAAACGCTGAAACAACTTCAAGATGTTCAAGAAACTACCACAACAAGGAGTAAATTAGCTATAACAG GTCAAACTTCCGACGAAGCTTTGAAAAAATTGATTAACAAGGGCCAGAATCCGGGTATGGTATCAGAAGCAACGAAATCTTCGGCTTCCTTGAGCACAGAGTACGGAAATACCAACGATGCATTGTTAGCAGCTTTACTGAAGGAGCAAGGTTTCGGTCCAACTACGGCAAGTTCTTTGGATGAGCAACTACGTCTTGCT gcTTTATTGAACCAAGTGGTGGTAACGCCGAAAGTAAGGCGAACAACGACCCTTCCACCGCCTCCACCGGCACCAAGACGTCCGATCTTGGATGGTCTTGCGTGGCTGTGGCAGCAGTGGCGGGAAACTGGCCCTGGATCCGCACCTCCGAGACCTAGTAGACCAGCACCATCAGACAAACCGCAGACTCCGTCCACAGCAACGAGCTCCAGAGTTAACTGGTTCGGGTCTGGGCCATTCGTCGGTAATGCTGACGAAAGGCCCGCTTCAAACAGA ATTCCTCTGGAGCCCCCTAGTGCAGTCTCACAGGGTCCCGGCAGGGGTCAATTAGTTTCAGCGGCCATCAATGTTACAAGGGCATTTTCGCAGTTCTTAGGAGCAGCAATACAG GGAGCGGCAAAAACGGTTCAAAACGTGTTCCGGGCCGGACAGCAAGCGGCAACAGACGTGTACAGCAACGGCTCAGGACCGGCTTAG